A region of the Thamnophis elegans isolate rThaEle1 chromosome 1, rThaEle1.pri, whole genome shotgun sequence genome:
TGcagcttgaaaaaaaaaggaggtcAAAGAAGAGGCTAACAGAAGGTAAGGTGGCTGTGAGGGCGAAAGCATGTGGTTATAAGAAGCTATTTTTAATAGTCAGAGAATCCTGGCAAAATGATATCCCTCAGGTAAGGGTAAGCTGGAAGTGCCTGAACAAGAAGCCTTTTGCCATCACATGGTATTATTTAAGTTCTGTCATCTGCCCTGTAAAAACCTGTTTTGAAAAGCAGCAGAGatattttaaagtaaataaatacatttaaaactgCTAACCAAAGGTAATTTACTTTTGTTTCGGTTGAACATTTCCTGGCTATTTCAGACCATTATTTTGTGTCTCTTAGGCCAACATCAACAATATTCAGGGCTGGTTGGTGGTTAGTGAATGAAAGGATCCCCCTAAACAGCAACTCTTAGACCGcaagattaaaagaaaaacaaaacaatgacaaaaattattttaatttcaagttTCTTGCTGAGAAACTCTCACTTGTGAATCCGAGACTCAAAATGGGAAACTTTCAAGGAATGTTTTGCTCCAAGAGCTTTAAACCAAGCATCACTAGAAGCTGGTTCATGAAGCAATGTGGTCCCCTTGATTCCTGTGATTTGAGTTGTTATTGGCATCTTTTATTTACCTTTTTCTGTCTTTGCAGTGTTGCTGTGTTTTTATTTAGTTAAGAAAAATTCTTTTTCTGCCTCCAGTCTTACATTCCAGATAGGgactagaggtagtccttgatttacaaccgtttgttgcagggctgggtttcaaccggatcgcaccggtccctgcgatccggttggtcaccgaacccggaagtaagtaacttccgggaacggcgaagcccccccccgcgcccgcgcgcgcccgcacacccgcgcccgctccttacccggttttttcgaattttgcgctttccacgcatgcgcagaacgcctgcgcgatcctccaggagcagctggagcatcgcgcagacactagtacgcatgcgtgcgtaCACGCGTGCACACGTGCGccacgtgcgtgcgtgaggacgccgcgtgTGTGCGtacgcgcgccgcgtgcgtgcgtgaggacgccgccggcctcgttccaaccgatccggttggaacggggcgagaaacccacccctggtttgttgagtgattattcaaagttacaacagcactgaaaaaaagtgatttatgaccatttttcacacttatgatggttACATCATTCTCCacagtcatgggatcaaaatttagatgcttggcaactgactcacagttatgatgtttgcagtgtcctggagtcatgtgatcacctctggcgactttctgataagcaaagtcaatgcggaagccagattcagtttccaagctaatttaacaactgtagggattcacttagcaattgtgcaagaaaggcaaaactcacttaacaaatgtctcacttagcaacataaattttaagttgagaactacctttaTTTTCCTTCTCACTTTAATTACAACCTACATGCAAATTGGTACTTGGAACAAGAGACATATGGGGGTCTGCATGGGGAAACACTAGaaatgaacccccccccccagtttttaacttttaaaggGTCAGTCAGAGTTGGGTAGctaaaagaaatattaatgacAGACTGAATGAATAAATTTGCTTTGCAAACATCATTGCATGCTTTAAAAAGGGTGGAGCTTTCATTGTGCTACCATGGTTGCCAAGTTGACATTTTGATCCGCCTTTGGGACAGACTCAAATATGTTGAATGTTTTATTAACAATGGTTTGTTATTCACACCCCTATATTGTCCCTCTGATAAGCTAGGAAGGAATAAGGCAGCCCCCTGGCTTAaactgtttctgcattctgcatcAGGTCATGTGATCTTATTATGCAGTCAgatatttagattggatttggcatttttatctgcctgttgagtccttcccaaggacctatcATAGGCAGAGATTGATGTTTGATTATGTTACAATattgtggtgaggtttatggctggtgaggcagcaatttttttagacttgtggacttcaactctcagaattccatagccagccatgctcagttccgatttaaagcgacagcatttgtttttctcctttgctaaataagtttccttctttctttttcttctcccttcccctccttcctccctctctccctccctccctcccctctctctcaaacacacacactcacagacacaaagttgcaccaggattcagaaaatttaggttttcctcctcagcctatgttagcaataccactagcagcattttggctggcaggtgtaagaagaagtggaaattcattctactgaaaattttgtttttgcttatgattggataattaaaatttcagaagacccaaaggcatagtattagagtgttacgtagtgcataaactaaacaactgtctcaatatgctccctccccctctctcaaacaagcaGACACACAAAGTtgtaccaggaggatgaagtttgaatcccttcccctccctccaacccacgcataccttttccagctgtttcagagaggatttcaactctgctcttgcctggtatcatgaaaataaaaaaaaatgtaaaaggaaaaaggcaagagctgaggccaAGATGAGCTAGttgccatggatgactctgcttagtgcttaactgtttaaaaaagcctctaaaaacatCCTCTacagaggaggaggcaggagaacgacgtgcctcatctacgtcaggaatttttcggcttttaacccttgcttaactctgctcgagtgatcataaaatgccagactagatgaggcacgtcattctcctgccaccacctgtagagggcacttttttagaggcttttttaaacagttaagcactaagcagagtcacccactgtgactctggcagcaactagcccagcctgacctcagctcttgcctttttccttttacatttttttttcttttcatggtgacagtagtgaggctctgtctcccctgcctcccctgcctgcatgtcCCTGGTTGCAACATGTAAGCTGTTCCTTTACAATTGGATGGtggcgattttgtcaatgccaatcagtggtgggttgcaggtggtacgctccagtacgggcataccggatccTGCCTGGAAGAcaggataccattccggtatggtgctccagaggggcccaccctcccgcccgtgctccttactggTGCTTTATGCTTTTGGTGCTTACGCGGACATGCATGGCGCATATTGTGCACAGagaagctggagcatcatggaagcTTGCGGACGCATCAGTTAATGCTAGAACGCATGCATGCACCATGCGCGTGTGCCCATGCACCGCTCACGTGCATGTGGGTAACTCCggggccattccaaccgtaccagttagAATGGAATCCAGAAACCACCACtgatgccaatggtgttcaagtggtggtaCATGAATAGGCACCAAACAGGGGAGGGTTCCTGTACCGGTTGGTACCGCTTTGCTTCGTGCGGGCTTCACTCGCTCCTGCACCCGCTGTGTGTtgctcacacatgcacagttgactgtaaTCTAATCTGTGCATGTATAGAAACATGCCGCAACAGCAGAAGAGACTGGGGGATTGGTTTGAAGTCTGGGTCACTGCCGATTCTACGACTCAGGCTGAATCACCACTACCAAACCAGGGCAACCTGGGAGCAATCCATCTCTGGTACCAAAGCACTAATTcctattggtactacctttgttttcttttgccacagatGTTCTATTTCTGCTtccaaaaaattggaaaatgaaGAAGGAAAATGGTTTGAACCCAATCCCCATGTACATAAAAAAGGGATCACTACAAGAGAGAACAGTGACACAAAGGAGCAGTTTTAACGAATtgctgcatttaattttttttccagaagagaatagagaagaacaATCATTTTGAGTCATATTGAAAAATCTATCAAACTGTGGTTTCATTTATTATGGTCTAATTTTCATATCTGCATACTTGTAGGAATAATGGTGCCCCTTCCCAGAATACCAGTTGATGCCATCAGCGTAAGAGGTATGTTCTCCTTTGTGATACAGGCCATTGAGGTTGGAAGCGTGGCATTTAGTGTACCACCAGGCTCCTTTGAAACTTTCAGCACAATTTCCATCATAGATATCATTGTCTCTGTCTTTGGTAGAGAACGGATGGTCATTGTGTCCTGAGAGAGAATCACCTAAAAGGAGGAAATCACAGGCAAGCACTAAGTTCATGTCTTCCAGGATTGCAAACATGCAGGGTATTTCACCAATGAAAAATGTTCCTACACCACTAAGAATTAGAAAGGGATCAAATATAAATGATAGAGGATCTGGTTTATTTGCATAATTTCCTAGATCCCCTGAGTCTGGGATTGTATTTTGCTCTCTGGACCAATTGAAGGGCTGCCTCTTCATATTCACACCACCATACTGTCCCTTTGATAAACTAGAAAGGAATTAGCCCCCTGGCTTAAACTTTTTCTGCATTCTGCATCGGGTCATGTGATATTATTATGCAGTCAgatatttagattggatttggcatttttatccaccagttgagtccttcccaaggacctattATAGGCAGACATTGATGTTTgtttgtattacaatattgttGCAACATGTAAATTGTTTCTAATAAATGTGCTTTTACAATTGTCTAGTGGAgacttttgtcaatgccaatggtgttcaagtgatggTACATGAATAGGTACCAAAGCActtattactattggtattacCTTTTCTTTTACCACAGATGTTGTATTTCTGCTTGCacgtttttgtattttgttatcttctccagtttatctatgaataaatttattttctgtccATCTCACTATTTGAAGTAACTATTTATGTTTGTTCTATTCACTGTAAAAAGGTACTCGAATGCAGATGCATTTTCTGTATTACTCACCCATGTTGCCATCCAAATAAGAACCCaatattaatttgtaattttcacTTTCATTTGCAATTCTGAAACTGGAATATATTGCAAAGATTCTGGAACCATTGAAATCTTCTAGGTCAATCCTCAACTGATGTGTTCCTGCACACCAAAAGAAAGATACTATTAGAGAGTTACTTAAGGTGCAGAAGTCATTGAAAGGAAGCCTGCTAATCATTGTGTAGCCTTTCATTCCCCATGGGCATGATCATGGTGGGATTATGATCCATGTGTCCATCCAAAACCTCTGGTGATCCTCTGAAGTTTCCTTTACCTTTACAAAGTCaatcttttattaattttctatgtACATACAATTGGTTATGGCACTGAGGAGAAGTACCGATCTGCTAGTATTAATTCTGATAAAGATAAGCATTATCTGTAGAAAAGGACTTAATGTCTATCAAATTGAGTACCAAGTAGAAGAGGAGATTTTGGGTTTACCAGAACTGGTGAGAAGATGGATCTTATCATTGCCTAGCCAGAATTCTGATCCTTGATTTCCAAATCCTTTCTTGTATGATTCCCAGTCACGGTAGAAATCCACAGACCCATCCTGCCGCCTCTGGAATtgctgtggagagaaagggagcgaTAACTCAGCATCTGCTTGATGGAGAAGCTGCTTTCCTTAATCTTAGGCCATttctgaagtgggggggggggctgcctttcAGTCTTGTTTTGCAAAAGATTTTGAATAGAACTATGACCCCTCTTGTAAGTCACAATGAGGCAGCAACTCCTTGAGACCATCTTTGTGCCTTCTACTGTCTTGGCTCAATTCCCAAGAGGACACTTGGGAGTCTCATTTAGCTTTGGGCCTGTAACTTGTCTGCCACTCATCTCTTCAGATGAGAGAAGACTGATGGGCCCCTGAATAGCCACTATTATTTTATAACAAAGTGGATAGAATGGTGCCTACTTGTTTAAAAGAATAATTATAGTAACATGGGTTTTTTTGTTCTTCTGATGCATTCAGACATCGCTTCCTACTCCTCCTTGGGCTGCCACTTACCAACCAGCCTCCTCCATCAGTCCCCATGTCACAGAAAACCAGCATTGGGTTTCCCTTGGTTGGGTAGATTGTATACCAGCCAGTCAGGGTCTCCCCACGTTCCAGGAGGTCCTTGCAGTTTCTGGCTTCAATCTCTAGGGAAAGAATAGGGAATGTTGATACATGCAAACAACAAGTATCATAATGATCCTCAGACTGTGGTTAATGAGTTTGTACTATCCAAAACCCATTCTTAATTTGACTACTACAAAGTccgtcctttctctttctcttcatctAGTAAGCATATGCATCTGAGTAagatttaaaacttgtggacatATATTTTCTAGAAAGAAATTCTTCATATCTTTCAGGGCTGCtacactttaaaaatattattttcacttCAAAATGTTTACCAAGTTATTATCTGGTCTTTCATCACTTTGTAAGCAATTGTATAGAAGTGTTATTGTTATGATTTGTTGTCCAGCCAGCCAGATTTTGTCCACTGAAGGTCATGGTCACAGAAAATTCATACTTCCTAGATCCTGTGTGAGGACAATATGTATTAGGAGGGATCCATTCTGCCAGAAACTAGGAGGTGAGGCGACACAATGGGAGAAAAGCTGCCCCTCAATTAACCAGGTTCTATGCCGTACAaagttttaaagcattttgaagcCGCTAGCAGCCAATGCCACTCTCATAGCTGTGATCACATCACTGCTTGTACCATTCTATTTTGAAAGAACTGTAGTTTCAAGGTAGTCTTCAAGGGGAGGTCTATGTAGAGTGCTTTAACTACTTGAACAGTAGTTCAAACTACTATTGAACTACTGTTCAATTATAAAGTGATCAGGGCATAAGTGATCACCTGCAGGGACTCCTGCTGAAGAAAAGGACATATACCTATGCAAAGATGCTCATGGCCACAGCTGCCACCTAACAAAAGCTATGAAGTAGTTTTAGTAGAACTTTTAGAAACATTCTCCTGATGTTTCCACCTTCCTATTGTTCCGTATATTATCTCATGTTGCCCTATGCATTTTGAATTGTGTCAGTTCAATTGCCATTCCTCTTTATATATGAGGATGTAATCTCTTCTGAAGGATTTTCAACAGTATCTTTTGAATTTCTTCTTATATCTTACTATCTTTTATATGGTGTATATTcactaaaatgtttttattttttcccagaccaTGAGAAGTCTCTCATTCTAAGATTAAGAAATGACAGATTCCCACGTTGAATGGAAAGTCTCAGGACTCAATAGCTTTAAATATTTACTGACGTTCTGTAAAGATACATAATATGTATAATATATTACATATAATATAGCTTATCAGGTGGCTTAGtaagttcttttaattttaattgcaggTATTTTGGTAGGAAATATTCAAATAGGAAGAAAGAGTCATCAGCTCTTATCATCTGCTTATACTAATTCTACCTGCTTACGTTAATAACTTGTACTGCTTTTATACCCTAATGACTTCCAACGCTTCTGTAACGAAGTTCTGGAAATAACAACTTGGTGAGTGTATTGACAATATGAACTCTGTTTAGAAGGATGCAGCTAAAAGACATATGCTTTTCCAACTTGAATTATTCAGTCCCTTAAATGACTGACAATACTGTACACTCTATCCATTAagatagggttaggattagggttagttcTGGAAGTAACAACTTGGTGAGAGTATTGAGACTATCAACCTTGCTTAGAAATGTAATAGAGTGGAGCTAAAAGAAATATCCTATCCAACTTGAATTATTCAGTCAGTTAAGTGAGTGATAATACTGTACATTGTATCCATTAAGATAGGCTGCTGTGGATGATGGAAATTGTAGTTGGCCCAGATAGGAATGTGCTAGGTCAAAGGAAGTTGATTGGCAGGTTTATAGGGATCTTAGCTTAGTTATAAAAGCCTGGCAGGGCTCAGACTAGCAAAGAAAGCCTTCTGCATTTGATGATTCCAGGTTTCTTGGCCTTCAgctcccaaaatcatccagctccCATCTAAGTGAAAGACTGAAGCAACCCAATTAGGAAGCTtttgagaaagaggaagaaaaggcatACCTTTCGGTGGACAATTGTCTAATCTGCAGGCATCTcctgtaagaaaagaaaaaataatttattgtgaGTGGGTAAACAAAGGTTCATAAGGCCCATAGATAACAATAACCTCCTGTATGCCAGTTTATTGTCCATCCTTCATAGTGATGGATTGCTATCATGATTTCGTTCTGTGTTACAAACAGTTCAACCAAGGAGACCATGAAATAAAGTGTGATCGGTGACATACAGGTGGGCCAGTGCTTCCCCTTTGATCCAGCTCTTGCACAATCTTTTATCTCAATCAATAGATGTATTACCTTTGTCTCCTTTGTCTCCTTTCGGTCCAGCTTTTCCAGTTATCCCAGCAGATCCTCTTTCAcctgaagaagagaaagaagaagagaaggaggacaaAGACCAGCTCAGGAGCATCAAAATACATCTTCAACAGACTTTTGAAGCCATACATTATACTGATGAGAATATTACAGCTTCCAGAGTGGCAAACAATCAAAGGGGGAAGTTGTTTGGATTTTGATGATGGTTTCAAAGTTTAGCTCAGGGCTGATAGGATTCTTGATTTGTATGAAATTATGTTTATTTGTAGGTTAGTGACCAACAAATCCTTGATAGCATTGTTGATTCTTTGGAAAGGAAGAAGGCTGATGTGCATAAGAACAACTCATATGGCAAAACGACCTAATCCACCTGTCTTTAAAAAGTTTCCAGAATACCAGAGAACCAAAGAAGCATCTCCTGACTACTTTGCTAAGACATTGATCTTAAGAACCCTTTTACTGACTGAAAGAACATGCAACTTTCATATCCTATCtagcatttgggagaaagagaatTGCTTCTGTCTCTCTGCTAGTGACACTGTTGGAATGACATCATTAATGGGCTTTTACTCACCTGGGGGCCCCTGAGGACCTTGGTCACCCTTTACCCCTGGGGATCCATTTGTTCCTGGCACACCTGGAATTCCAGGTACCCCAGCCTGACCTTGGAGAATAATCTTTTCCCTTCCGCATTGTGTTAAGCCCTCCAGCTCTGACATAGGAGAAAGAACATAAAAAGGACAGAacatgaaaaatagaaaagaagcagTATGGTATCCTTATGGAGCAATAGGTTCACATTAAACCAAAATAGCACGAGTGAGGTGCTAGAAAATCATGGTGGAGCAGAAAGCAAGGTGATTAGGATGTAAGAGAGAGACATAATTTCTTCCAATCATACTTTCCACACATAAACATTATTTCTGCTCCTGGGCTATTGAAGAATGCGAGAATGAAATTAGGGGGCTGGTCCCAAAGGACTTttctctaatgcaggggtgtcaaactccatttcattgagggctgcatcaaggttgtgtttgacctcggtaaatggggtgggcgtgaccatggtgggtgtggccagcttgacatcactcgtgttggggcggcagtggcccgagcactctgccagagaaaatgggctctcgagctccatttttggctaggAGGGTGTCCCGCAActgtctgccagcaaaaacagatctCAGGAGGGctgcgttttcactggcagaggcactgcgggctggccatttgctatttccaggatggccccatgagtcagatctaaacaccctgtgggcctgatctggcccccgggctttgagtttgacacccttactCTAATGCAATAgtgcatactttttaaaaataaatgcctcTATTTTTTTTTGACTCCGCTTTTTTCctacttcctgccttccttccttttttctttttctctcccccccccccctttcttttccttttaaatgaGTCTGGACTCCTGGCAATTCAACTGCTGGGTAAATTTTTGAAGCTTTCTTGGCAATCTTTCTCAGAAGTTGTCCTTACCTTCTTCttagaggtgagagagagagtgactgtcaGATGACTTTGTTTCTGAAGCAGAACTAGAGCTCATGGTTCGAGCTCCCCCCCACATTTCTAGTCTATTTAACTGCTACACCAAAACAGCTCTCACCTTCACCCTATCTACAGTGTG
Encoded here:
- the LOC116510765 gene encoding ryncolin-3-like isoform X3 — translated: MKPWAGFHLIFLVASSVEGDVSNRGTAGSQDTEATCCAQLEGLTQCGREKIILQGQAGVPGIPGVPGTNGSPGVKGDQGPQGPPGERGSAGITGKAGPKGDKGDKGDACRLDNCPPKEIEARNCKDLLERGETLTGWYTIYPTKGNPMLVFCDMGTDGGGWLQFQRRQDGSVDFYRDWESYKKGFGNQGSEFWLGNDKIHLLTSSGTHQLRIDLEDFNGSRIFAIYSSFRIANESENYKLILGSYLDGNMGDSLSGHNDHPFSTKDRDNDIYDGNCAESFKGAWWYTKCHASNLNGLYHKGEHTSYADGINWYSGKGHHYSYKYADMKIRP